A region from the Cryptosporangium arvum DSM 44712 genome encodes:
- the rsmH gene encoding 16S rRNA (cytosine(1402)-N(4))-methyltransferase RsmH — protein MAEEETHPQSGISPHSQIHRPVLLDRCLELLAPVLSRPGAVVVDGTLGLGGHTAAMLEAHPDATVIGIDRDPDALRRAAERLGADASRVHFVHAVYDRISDALEQAGVSSADGFLFDLGVSSLQLDEDDRGFSYARDAPLDMRMDTSRGITAADVLNTYSHGDLARILRAYGEEKFAPRIASAVLRERETTPLQSSARLVELVRNAIPAAARRTGGNPAKRTFQALRIEVNGELDALRDALPAALDAVRPGGRIVVMSYQSLEDRLVKQAFAEVTRDRTPAELPVPLPEYAPSFRNLTRGAEVASPAEIAANPRAASVRLRAVERLSQARETEQLPARAR, from the coding sequence ATGGCCGAGGAGGAGACTCATCCTCAGTCCGGCATTTCCCCGCATTCCCAGATACACCGCCCGGTCTTGCTCGACCGCTGCCTGGAACTGCTCGCGCCCGTCCTGAGCCGCCCCGGCGCGGTGGTGGTCGACGGCACGCTCGGCCTCGGCGGCCACACGGCCGCGATGCTCGAGGCCCATCCCGACGCGACCGTGATCGGTATCGACCGCGATCCCGACGCGTTGCGTCGCGCCGCCGAACGCCTCGGTGCCGACGCGAGCCGCGTCCACTTCGTCCACGCGGTGTACGACCGGATCTCCGACGCCCTGGAGCAGGCCGGCGTCTCGTCGGCGGACGGGTTCCTGTTCGATCTCGGGGTCTCGTCCCTGCAGCTCGACGAGGACGACCGCGGCTTCTCGTACGCCCGGGACGCGCCCCTCGACATGCGGATGGACACGTCACGCGGGATCACCGCGGCCGACGTGCTCAACACGTACTCGCACGGCGACCTGGCCCGGATCCTGCGGGCGTACGGCGAGGAGAAGTTCGCGCCGCGGATCGCGTCGGCAGTTCTGCGCGAGCGGGAGACCACGCCGCTGCAGTCCAGCGCGCGGCTCGTCGAACTCGTGCGTAACGCGATCCCGGCGGCGGCCCGCCGCACCGGGGGCAATCCGGCCAAGCGGACGTTCCAGGCGCTGCGCATCGAGGTCAACGGCGAGTTGGACGCGCTGCGCGACGCGTTGCCGGCCGCGCTGGACGCCGTCCGGCCGGGTGGGCGCATCGTCGTGATGTCGTACCAGTCGTTGGAAGACCGGCTGGTCAAGCAGGCGTTCGCCGAGGTCACCCGGGATCGCACCCCGGCCGAGCTGCCGGTGCCGCTCCCGGAGTACGCGCCGAGCTTCCGGAACCTGACCCGCGGCGCCGAAGTCGCGAGCCCGGCGGAGATCGCCGCGAACCCCCGAGCCGCATCGGTGCGGCTACGAGCAGTCGAACGTCTTTCCCAGGCTCGTGAGACCGAACAACTTCCAGCGAGGGCGAGGTGA
- the mraZ gene encoding division/cell wall cluster transcriptional repressor MraZ codes for MFLGTHTPRLDDKGRLFLPAKFRDELAGGLVVTKGQERCLFVFPMTEFSRVAEQLRAAPMTHKAARAYSRVFFASAHDEVPDRQGRITIPAHLREYAGLDRDCVVIGASTRVEIWDRQAWDNYLAESEEAFAEVEEEVLPGIF; via the coding sequence GTGTTCCTTGGCACGCACACGCCCCGACTGGATGACAAGGGTCGGCTCTTCCTGCCGGCGAAGTTCCGCGACGAGCTGGCTGGAGGACTGGTGGTGACGAAAGGGCAGGAACGATGCCTCTTCGTCTTCCCGATGACCGAATTCAGCCGAGTCGCCGAGCAGCTTCGCGCGGCTCCGATGACGCACAAGGCTGCCCGGGCCTACAGCCGGGTGTTTTTCGCCAGCGCACACGACGAAGTCCCTGACCGGCAGGGGCGCATCACGATCCCCGCCCATCTCCGGGAGTACGCCGGTCTCGACCGGGACTGCGTGGTGATCGGGGCGAGTACCAGGGTCGAAATTTGGGATCGGCAGGCGTGGGACAACTACCTCGCCGAGTCCGAGGAAGCGTTCGCAGAGGTCGAAGAGGAGGTGCTGCCCGGGATTTTCTGA
- the leuS gene encoding leucine--tRNA ligase, translated as MSEQNSTDAPAHRYTAALAAAIEERWQDRWEADGTFHSPNPSGPLAAPSPGWHNDGGKPMFVMDMFPYPSGAGLHVGHPLGYIGTDVYARYHRMLGYNVLHPMGFDAFGLPAEQYAVQTGTHPRKTTDENIDRYKAQLRRLGFGHDSRRQLATTDVTYYRWTQWIFLQIYNSWYDAEAGKARPIEELEAEFAAGARTAPGKAWDELDRTGQRRLIDSHRLAYLSEAPVNWCPGLGTVLANEEVTADGRSERGNFPVFKRRLRQWMMRITAYADRLADDLDQVDWPESIKVMQRNWIGRSTGAYIDFAISDAAPKKRHSAPNAPIRVFTTRPDTVFGATYLVVAPEHPLLDAIVPDEWPADVPPAWKTADDPSTAVAAYQAQAAAKSDIERSADARKKTGVFTGSYAVNPVNGAKVPVFVADYVLTGYGTGAIMAVPGQDERDWEFAEVFDLPIVRTVQPSEGFDGKAFTGDGPAINSGFLDGLGVAEAKARIIDWLVENNHGEATTTYKLRDWLFSRQRYWGEPFPVLYDEDGLPVAVPESMLPIVLPEIDDYAPRTFDPDDADTDPEPPLARADEWVNVTLDLGDGPKQYRRETNTMPQWAGSCWYELRYLDPSDEAEFVDPANEQYWMGPTAAKPAGGVDLYIGGVEHAVLHLLYARFWHKVLFDRGHLRSSEPFGRLYNQGYIQAFAYTDARGAYVPADEVAEQDGTYTWHGQPVNREYGKMGKSLKNVVTPDDMCAEYGADTFRVYEMSMGPLDVSRPWETRAVVGSMRFLQRLWRTAVDEETGELRVGDEEADDATKRLLHRTIDGVRGDLEGLRTNTAVSKLIELTNQVTSVYSGKAATPREVVEPMVLMVAPFAPHLAEELWAKLGHEETLTYHSFPVADPALLTAAEIEYPVQVNGKVRGRITVPADADQAAVGAAALAEPKVAAFLGGKEPRKLIVVPGRIVTVVV; from the coding sequence ATGAGCGAGCAGAACTCCACCGACGCGCCCGCGCACCGCTATACGGCAGCGCTGGCCGCAGCGATCGAGGAGCGCTGGCAGGACCGCTGGGAGGCCGACGGCACGTTCCACTCGCCGAACCCCTCCGGTCCGCTGGCCGCTCCGTCGCCGGGTTGGCACAACGACGGCGGCAAGCCGATGTTCGTCATGGACATGTTCCCGTACCCGTCCGGCGCCGGGCTGCACGTCGGCCACCCGCTGGGGTACATCGGCACCGACGTCTACGCGCGCTACCACCGGATGCTGGGCTACAACGTCCTGCACCCGATGGGTTTCGACGCGTTCGGCCTGCCCGCCGAGCAGTACGCGGTGCAGACCGGCACTCACCCCCGCAAAACCACCGACGAGAACATCGACCGGTACAAGGCGCAGCTGCGTCGGCTGGGGTTCGGCCACGACAGCCGCCGCCAGCTGGCCACCACCGACGTCACCTACTACCGCTGGACGCAGTGGATCTTCCTGCAGATCTACAACTCCTGGTACGACGCCGAGGCCGGCAAGGCCCGTCCGATCGAGGAGCTGGAGGCGGAGTTCGCCGCCGGCGCCCGGACGGCCCCCGGCAAGGCCTGGGACGAACTGGACCGCACGGGCCAGCGCCGGCTGATCGACTCGCATCGCCTGGCCTATCTGTCCGAGGCGCCGGTCAACTGGTGTCCCGGCCTGGGCACCGTGCTGGCCAACGAGGAGGTCACCGCCGACGGGCGCTCCGAGCGTGGCAACTTCCCGGTCTTCAAGCGTCGGCTGCGGCAGTGGATGATGCGCATCACCGCCTACGCCGACCGGCTGGCCGACGACCTGGACCAGGTGGACTGGCCGGAGTCGATAAAGGTCATGCAGCGCAACTGGATCGGACGCTCGACCGGTGCGTACATCGACTTCGCGATAAGCGACGCCGCGCCCAAGAAGCGGCACAGTGCCCCGAACGCGCCCATCCGGGTGTTCACCACCCGGCCCGACACCGTGTTCGGTGCCACCTACCTGGTCGTGGCGCCGGAGCACCCACTGCTGGACGCGATCGTCCCGGACGAATGGCCGGCCGACGTGCCGCCGGCGTGGAAGACCGCTGACGACCCCTCCACCGCCGTCGCCGCCTACCAGGCCCAGGCCGCGGCCAAGTCCGACATCGAGCGGTCCGCCGACGCGCGCAAGAAGACCGGTGTCTTCACCGGCTCCTACGCGGTCAACCCGGTCAACGGCGCGAAGGTCCCGGTGTTCGTCGCCGACTACGTGCTGACCGGCTACGGCACCGGCGCGATCATGGCGGTGCCCGGCCAGGACGAGCGTGACTGGGAGTTCGCCGAGGTCTTCGACCTGCCGATCGTCCGCACCGTGCAGCCCAGCGAGGGCTTCGACGGCAAGGCGTTCACCGGTGACGGTCCGGCGATCAACTCCGGCTTCCTGGACGGGCTGGGTGTCGCCGAGGCCAAGGCCCGGATCATCGACTGGCTGGTCGAGAACAACCACGGCGAGGCCACCACGACGTACAAGCTGCGCGACTGGCTGTTCAGCCGGCAGCGCTACTGGGGCGAGCCGTTCCCGGTGCTGTACGACGAGGACGGGCTGCCGGTCGCGGTGCCGGAGTCGATGCTGCCGATCGTCCTGCCGGAGATCGACGACTACGCGCCGCGGACGTTCGACCCCGATGACGCCGACACCGACCCGGAGCCGCCGCTGGCGCGGGCCGACGAGTGGGTGAACGTCACGCTGGACCTGGGCGACGGCCCGAAGCAGTACCGTCGCGAGACCAACACGATGCCGCAGTGGGCCGGCTCGTGCTGGTACGAGCTGCGTTACCTGGACCCGTCCGACGAGGCCGAGTTCGTCGACCCGGCGAACGAGCAGTACTGGATGGGCCCGACGGCGGCGAAGCCCGCCGGCGGCGTCGATCTGTACATCGGCGGCGTCGAGCACGCCGTGCTGCACCTGCTGTACGCGCGGTTCTGGCACAAGGTGCTGTTCGACCGCGGGCACCTGCGCTCGTCCGAGCCGTTCGGCCGCCTGTACAACCAGGGCTACATCCAGGCGTTCGCCTACACCGACGCGCGGGGCGCCTACGTGCCCGCCGACGAGGTGGCGGAGCAGGACGGCACCTACACCTGGCACGGCCAGCCGGTGAACCGCGAGTACGGCAAGATGGGCAAATCCCTGAAGAACGTCGTCACTCCCGACGACATGTGCGCCGAGTACGGCGCCGACACGTTCCGGGTGTACGAGATGTCGATGGGCCCGCTGGACGTCTCGCGTCCGTGGGAGACCCGGGCGGTCGTCGGCTCGATGCGGTTCCTGCAGCGGCTGTGGCGCACCGCGGTCGACGAGGAGACCGGTGAGCTGCGGGTCGGCGACGAGGAGGCCGACGACGCGACCAAGCGGCTGCTGCACCGGACCATCGACGGCGTCCGGGGCGACCTGGAAGGGCTGCGCACCAACACCGCGGTCTCGAAGCTGATCGAGCTGACCAACCAGGTGACGTCGGTCTACTCCGGGAAGGCCGCGACGCCGCGCGAGGTCGTCGAGCCGATGGTGCTGATGGTCGCGCCGTTCGCCCCGCACCTGGCCGAGGAGCTGTGGGCGAAGCTGGGCCACGAGGAGACGCTGACCTACCACTCGTTCCCGGTCGCCGACCCGGCTCTGCTGACCGCGGCCGAGATCGAATACCCGGTGCAGGTCAACGGCAAGGTGCGGGGCCGCATCACGGTTCCGGCCGACGCCGATCAGGCCGCGGTGGGCGCCGCCGCGCTGGCCGAGCCCAAGGTCGCCGCCTTCCTGGGCGGCAAGGAGCCCCGCAAGCTGATCGTCGTGCCGGGCCGGATCGTGACGGTCGTCGTCTAG
- a CDS encoding AAA family ATPase, whose amino-acid sequence MENYGPPVDLGSVRLVTDRIVANVERVIEGKTSTISLAVAVLLAEGHLLIEDVPGVGKTKLAKALARSIDGSVRRIQFTPDLLPSDVTGVSIYNPENRSFEFKPGPVFANLVVGDEINRASPHAQSALLECMEERQVTVDGITYPLQNPFMVVATQNPTQMAGTYPLPEAQRDRFTARLAMGYPDRRSELAMLDGHGEQDPLDGLRPVCDGNEIRLLIEAVRRVHVAEPVKWYVIDLVSATRNNPDLRLGASPRASLQLLRTARAFAAVEGRDYVLPDDIQRLAAPVLTHRLIPTEEAVFNRRTADVILADLVARVPVPDARGGRRTR is encoded by the coding sequence CTGGAGAACTACGGTCCCCCGGTCGACCTTGGGAGCGTTCGACTCGTCACCGACCGCATCGTCGCGAACGTCGAGCGGGTGATCGAGGGCAAGACGTCGACGATCTCGCTGGCGGTCGCCGTTCTCCTCGCCGAAGGCCACCTCTTGATCGAGGACGTGCCCGGCGTCGGAAAGACGAAGCTCGCGAAGGCGCTCGCGCGGTCGATCGACGGATCGGTACGGCGGATCCAGTTCACCCCTGACCTGCTGCCCTCCGACGTCACCGGGGTGAGCATCTACAACCCGGAGAACCGGTCGTTCGAGTTCAAGCCCGGGCCGGTGTTCGCGAACCTGGTCGTCGGGGACGAGATCAACCGGGCCTCGCCGCACGCGCAGTCCGCGCTGCTCGAGTGCATGGAAGAGCGTCAGGTGACGGTCGACGGCATCACCTATCCGCTGCAGAACCCGTTCATGGTGGTCGCCACCCAGAACCCGACGCAGATGGCGGGCACCTACCCGCTGCCCGAGGCGCAGCGCGACCGGTTCACCGCGCGCCTGGCGATGGGGTACCCCGACCGCCGCTCCGAGCTCGCGATGCTCGACGGCCACGGCGAGCAGGACCCGCTCGACGGCCTGCGGCCGGTGTGCGACGGCAACGAGATCCGCCTGCTGATCGAGGCGGTCCGGCGGGTGCACGTGGCCGAGCCGGTCAAGTGGTACGTCATCGACCTGGTGAGCGCCACCCGCAACAACCCCGACCTGCGGCTCGGTGCGAGCCCGCGGGCCAGCCTGCAGCTGCTGCGCACGGCCCGCGCGTTCGCCGCGGTCGAGGGCCGGGACTACGTGCTCCCCGACGACATCCAACGGCTGGCGGCGCCGGTGCTCACCCACCGCCTGATCCCCACCGAAGAGGCCGTGTTCAACCGGCGGACGGCGGACGTGATCCTGGCCGATCTCGTCGCCCGGGTGCCGGTGCCGGACGCCCGGGGTGGGCGTCGGACGCGGTGA
- a CDS encoding DUF58 domain-containing protein → MRAALRGLTTRGRSFLAAAAAATVSAFVLGERELLQVAGLLAALPILAVIAVARTRYRLSCTRAVHPGRIQAGNPASVALRLENLSRVPTGVLLLEEQLPPALGEPPRFVLDRLASRQWSSVEYPIRVDVRGRYEIGPLTVRLTDPFGLCELTRSFTRTERIIVTPQVTPLASIPLEGDQSGMSPNQPRSTVARGEDAASTREYRVGDDLRRVHWKSTARTGELMVRREEQPRESRGTVLVDTRFSAHRGTGPASSLEWAIGSAASITCHLLRAGFDLHLVTDAGIDQELRPESGENIALGILAEAEASRIQSLGMALDRLQHERDQLLVAVVGLLTPEECSRLAAARTGGTSIAVLVDSTAWASLPGAAKSDAERRYQENVARLAAAGWKVLPAKPGARISSLWTLAGTAGGGASLVGGGSDAASNDRGAPNGHGAPNGHGAPNGHWSSTGSGVLR, encoded by the coding sequence ATCCGAGCCGCCCTACGCGGGCTGACGACGCGGGGCCGGAGTTTCCTGGCCGCCGCGGCGGCCGCGACCGTCTCCGCGTTCGTCCTCGGCGAGCGGGAGTTGCTGCAGGTCGCGGGGCTGCTGGCGGCGCTGCCGATCCTGGCCGTGATCGCGGTCGCGCGCACCCGCTACCGGCTGTCCTGCACGCGCGCGGTCCATCCCGGCCGGATCCAGGCCGGCAACCCCGCCTCGGTCGCGCTCCGGCTGGAGAACCTGTCCCGGGTCCCGACCGGCGTGCTGCTGCTCGAGGAGCAGCTGCCGCCGGCGCTGGGCGAACCGCCCCGGTTCGTGCTCGACCGGCTGGCGAGCCGGCAATGGAGCAGCGTCGAGTACCCGATCCGGGTCGACGTGCGCGGCCGCTACGAGATCGGGCCGCTGACCGTCCGCCTCACCGACCCGTTCGGCCTGTGCGAGCTGACCCGCTCGTTCACCCGCACCGAACGCATCATCGTGACTCCGCAGGTGACGCCGCTGGCGTCGATCCCGCTGGAGGGCGACCAGTCCGGGATGTCGCCGAACCAGCCCCGCTCGACGGTCGCCCGCGGCGAGGACGCGGCCAGCACCCGGGAGTACCGGGTCGGCGACGACCTGCGCCGGGTGCACTGGAAGTCGACCGCGCGCACGGGTGAGCTGATGGTGCGGCGGGAGGAGCAGCCGCGGGAGTCGCGCGGCACCGTGCTCGTCGACACCCGGTTCAGCGCCCACCGCGGCACCGGCCCGGCGTCCAGCTTGGAGTGGGCGATCGGGTCGGCCGCCAGCATCACCTGTCATCTGCTGCGCGCCGGGTTCGACCTGCACCTGGTCACCGACGCCGGTATCGACCAGGAGCTGCGGCCGGAGAGCGGGGAGAACATCGCCCTCGGGATCCTGGCCGAGGCCGAGGCGAGCCGCATCCAGTCGCTGGGGATGGCACTCGACCGGCTGCAGCACGAGCGCGACCAGCTGCTGGTGGCGGTCGTGGGCCTGCTCACACCGGAGGAGTGTTCCCGGCTGGCCGCCGCGCGCACCGGTGGCACGTCGATCGCGGTGCTCGTCGACTCGACCGCGTGGGCGTCGCTGCCGGGCGCGGCGAAGTCCGACGCCGAACGTCGCTATCAGGAGAACGTCGCCCGGCTCGCGGCCGCGGGGTGGAAGGTGCTTCCGGCGAAGCCGGGAGCACGGATCAGCAGCCTGTGGACGCTGGCCGGAACGGCCGGTGGCGGGGCTTCGTTGGTGGGCGGTGGCTCGGATGCCGCCTCGAACGACCGTGGAGCTCCGAACGGGCACGGTGCTCCGAACGGGCACGGGGCCCCGAACGGGCACTGGTCGTCGACCGGATCTGGAGTTCTTCGATGA
- a CDS encoding transglutaminaseTgpA domain-containing protein: protein MNRRTYVSVVAGVATLLCATSLRGVLEGWSWLPVVGGGVVVVTLAGIGARALRTPSWLQPVVGALAVLLYTTIVFGHDRFLGVIPTPATIVGLRADVSNAFADIAELAAPVPARPGILLLTVGGVGLVAILVDVLASVLGRAALAGLPLLGLYTVPVAVDRDGIGWLPFALGAGGFCWLLAAEHGTTIRRWGRPFHAGTAGAEPARTGGGSLVAGRLAIFGIVLAVLIPAGVPALSAEGLHSLFENGLPGSGSGRTVTAINPVTELRGQLTQDDPVNLLRVRTSDQQPFYLRLATLERFTGSGWTLRDMTAKQEARVRRGVPNVSGISGGTPTLSQQTSIEILGLTQSRYLPLYSNPSSIDVDGDWRFDRGSEAVFSTVDTTEGLRYRFESRRVNYSPGLLRDAAQPNPGDSTVKRYTELKDPDPSVKQQVAQIVAGKSTEYDKAVAINNFFSKENGFEYDLQTAAGTSESAIVSFLDNRRGYCEQYASAMAYMARIAGLPARVAIGFGYGTQQGGSWLVTSHDAHAWVEIMFPGIGWVPFDPTPPSGAGNTGDLSWVDGGVSDPGTSTEQTPVEQEQAAPAPSEEAAAPEPSDPAAIAAAKKKDEDKDEAWYEKVVPYLGWAALPVGLILGCVFWGSLRRHVRARRFAVMNGSGDATAAAHAAWDEVVDTLVDLNGQPVETAETPRGLSTRLRADGLDESAQGALTLIASAEEQARYAARVHAMPGLVEAVVTVRAALHQRSPRGRRVLAELLPPSTRARARSALLSLPAKARR from the coding sequence ATGAACCGACGGACCTACGTCTCGGTGGTCGCCGGCGTCGCGACCCTGCTCTGCGCCACCTCGCTGCGTGGCGTGCTGGAAGGCTGGTCGTGGCTGCCGGTGGTGGGCGGCGGGGTCGTCGTCGTGACGCTGGCCGGTATCGGCGCCCGCGCGCTGCGCACCCCGTCCTGGCTGCAGCCGGTGGTCGGTGCCCTCGCCGTGCTGCTCTACACCACGATCGTCTTCGGCCACGACCGCTTCCTCGGCGTCATCCCGACGCCGGCGACGATCGTCGGCCTGCGTGCCGACGTCTCCAACGCGTTCGCCGACATCGCCGAACTGGCGGCTCCGGTGCCGGCGCGGCCCGGGATCCTGCTGCTGACGGTCGGCGGGGTCGGCCTGGTCGCGATCCTGGTCGACGTGCTGGCATCGGTGCTGGGCCGGGCCGCGCTGGCCGGCCTGCCGCTGCTGGGCCTGTACACGGTGCCGGTCGCCGTCGACCGTGACGGCATCGGCTGGCTCCCGTTCGCGCTCGGCGCCGGCGGCTTCTGCTGGCTGCTCGCGGCCGAACACGGCACCACGATCCGCCGCTGGGGGCGTCCGTTCCACGCCGGCACCGCGGGGGCGGAACCCGCGCGCACCGGCGGCGGGTCGCTCGTCGCCGGCCGGCTGGCGATCTTCGGCATCGTGCTGGCCGTGCTGATCCCGGCCGGGGTGCCCGCGCTCTCCGCCGAGGGCCTGCACTCGCTGTTCGAGAACGGCCTGCCGGGCAGCGGCAGCGGCCGCACGGTGACCGCGATCAACCCGGTCACCGAGCTCCGCGGGCAGCTCACCCAGGACGACCCGGTCAACCTGCTGCGCGTACGCACGAGCGATCAGCAACCGTTCTACCTGCGGCTGGCCACGCTCGAGCGGTTCACCGGCAGCGGCTGGACGCTGCGCGACATGACCGCCAAGCAGGAGGCCAGGGTCCGCCGGGGCGTGCCGAACGTGTCGGGCATCAGCGGCGGCACCCCGACGCTGTCGCAGCAGACCTCGATCGAGATCCTCGGGCTGACCCAGTCGCGCTACCTGCCGCTCTACTCGAACCCGTCGTCGATCGACGTGGACGGCGACTGGCGGTTCGACCGCGGGTCCGAGGCGGTGTTCAGCACCGTCGACACCACCGAGGGCCTCCGGTACCGCTTCGAGTCCCGGCGGGTGAACTACAGCCCCGGCCTGCTCCGCGACGCGGCGCAGCCCAACCCGGGTGACAGCACGGTCAAGCGGTACACCGAGCTCAAGGACCCCGACCCCAGCGTCAAGCAGCAGGTCGCCCAGATCGTCGCCGGCAAGTCGACGGAGTACGACAAGGCCGTCGCGATCAACAACTTCTTCTCGAAAGAGAACGGGTTCGAGTACGACCTGCAGACCGCGGCCGGCACCAGCGAGAGCGCGATCGTCTCGTTCCTCGACAACCGGCGCGGCTACTGCGAGCAGTACGCGTCGGCGATGGCGTACATGGCCCGGATCGCCGGGCTGCCCGCCCGGGTGGCGATCGGCTTCGGGTACGGCACCCAGCAGGGCGGATCCTGGCTGGTCACCAGCCACGACGCGCACGCCTGGGTCGAGATCATGTTCCCGGGCATCGGCTGGGTGCCGTTCGACCCGACGCCGCCCAGCGGCGCCGGCAACACCGGCGACCTGTCCTGGGTCGACGGCGGCGTGTCCGACCCGGGTACGTCCACCGAGCAGACCCCGGTCGAGCAGGAGCAGGCCGCCCCCGCGCCCAGCGAGGAAGCGGCGGCTCCGGAGCCGAGCGACCCCGCCGCCATCGCCGCGGCGAAGAAGAAGGACGAGGACAAGGACGAGGCCTGGTACGAGAAGGTCGTCCCCTACCTCGGCTGGGCGGCACTGCCGGTGGGCCTGATCCTGGGCTGCGTGTTCTGGGGCTCGCTGCGCCGTCACGTCCGCGCCCGGCGCTTCGCGGTCATGAACGGCAGCGGCGACGCCACCGCGGCCGCCCACGCGGCCTGGGACGAGGTCGTCGACACCCTGGTCGACCTGAACGGCCAGCCGGTGGAGACGGCAGAAACCCCCCGCGGTCTGTCGACGCGTCTCCGTGCGGACGGACTGGACGAGTCGGCGCAGGGAGCACTGACGTTGATCGCCAGCGCGGAGGAACAGGCCCGGTACGCAGCACGCGTGCATGCGATGCCGGGGTTGGTGGAGGCGGTCGTGACGGTGCGGGCGGCCCTGCATCAGCGGTCCCCCCGAGGGCGCCGGGTGCTGGCGGAGTTGTTGCCGCCTTCGACGCGGGCCAGGGCCCGGTCAGCTTTGCTGTCCCTTCCGGCTAAGGCTCGCCGGTAG
- a CDS encoding DUF3040 domain-containing protein, whose protein sequence is MPLSENEQRLLEQIERGLLADDPKFADKVRSTDPRHRAVRRGALAVALFLVGVAIMVFGLVSKIAPGGVPLLGILGFVVMFGAAVLGVQSYLYTGRGEQKPLHAVGSEPKARNRSRGHRSSLLDRLEERWRRRADEDR, encoded by the coding sequence GTGCCGCTCTCTGAGAACGAGCAAAGGCTGCTCGAGCAGATCGAGCGCGGTTTGCTCGCGGACGACCCTAAGTTCGCGGACAAGGTGCGCTCGACCGACCCTCGGCATCGCGCGGTCCGACGCGGTGCGCTCGCGGTCGCTCTGTTCCTCGTTGGTGTTGCGATCATGGTGTTCGGCCTGGTCAGCAAGATCGCTCCCGGGGGAGTGCCGCTGCTGGGGATTCTCGGTTTCGTGGTGATGTTCGGTGCCGCGGTACTGGGAGTCCAGTCCTACCTGTACACCGGTCGCGGCGAGCAGAAGCCACTGCACGCCGTCGGGAGTGAGCCCAAAGCTCGCAACCGCAGCCGGGGACATCGGTCGTCGCTTCTCGATCGGCTCGAGGAACGGTGGCGTCGTAGGGCCGACGAGGATCGTTGA
- a CDS encoding DNA polymerase IV: MGRSQSLPRVGPGGGDADDTGCTILHVDMDAFFVSVEVQRDPSLRGRPVVVGGTGPRGVVSSASYEARVFGVRSAMPTARARRLCPQAVYIQPEHGRYGEVSAAVMSIFRDVTPLVEPLSLDEAFLDVAGARRLLGSPARIGQLIRERVHDEQQITCSVGVASTKFIAKLASTRCKPDGLLVVPADGALEFLHPLPVGALWGVGDRTAEQLDRLGLKTVGDLAQLSPGVLRRSVGEAQAAHLHALAWARDPRSVVPDTADKSIGAEETFDVDQTDKDTINRELLRLSEKTAARLRSSGQVGRTVVIKVRYADFSTVNRSRTLQSPTDGTQEIYDTARRLYVGLSAAMPIRLVGVRVEGLGASSSVARQPTLGEPDRGWTEADRAVDAAIRRFGSGAVRPAALVRPTDRGERTGQKGPNRVQKEENGSRDRVSEQ, from the coding sequence GTGGGTAGGAGCCAGTCGCTGCCCCGGGTCGGTCCCGGGGGCGGTGACGCTGACGACACCGGGTGCACGATCCTGCACGTCGACATGGACGCGTTCTTCGTGTCGGTCGAGGTCCAGCGGGATCCGTCGCTGCGTGGGCGGCCGGTCGTGGTCGGCGGCACCGGGCCGCGCGGGGTCGTGTCGTCGGCGAGCTACGAGGCCCGCGTGTTCGGCGTCCGCAGCGCGATGCCGACGGCCCGGGCGCGCCGGCTGTGCCCGCAGGCCGTCTACATCCAGCCCGAGCACGGCCGCTACGGCGAGGTCTCAGCCGCGGTGATGAGCATCTTCCGCGACGTCACGCCGCTGGTCGAGCCGCTCAGCCTGGACGAGGCGTTCCTCGACGTCGCGGGGGCCCGGCGGTTGCTCGGTTCGCCGGCGCGCATCGGGCAGTTGATCCGCGAGCGGGTGCACGACGAGCAACAGATCACCTGTTCGGTCGGGGTGGCCAGCACCAAGTTCATCGCGAAGCTGGCCTCCACCCGCTGCAAGCCCGACGGCCTGCTGGTCGTGCCGGCCGACGGCGCGCTGGAGTTCCTGCATCCGCTGCCGGTCGGCGCGCTCTGGGGCGTCGGGGACCGCACGGCCGAGCAGCTCGACCGGCTCGGTCTCAAGACAGTGGGCGATCTCGCGCAACTTTCCCCGGGTGTTCTGCGTCGTTCAGTAGGAGAGGCGCAAGCCGCGCATCTCCATGCGCTCGCCTGGGCGCGTGACCCGCGTTCGGTCGTGCCCGACACGGCGGACAAGTCGATCGGGGCAGAGGAGACGTTCGACGTCGACCAGACGGATAAGGACACCATCAACCGGGAACTACTCCGGCTGTCGGAGAAGACCGCGGCGCGCTTGCGCTCGTCCGGGCAAGTGGGGAGGACGGTCGTGATCAAAGTGCGATATGCCGACTTCTCCACCGTCAACCGGTCGCGGACGCTCCAGTCTCCCACCGATGGCACCCAAGAGATCTACGACACAGCGCGGCGATTGTATGTTGGTTTGTCGGCTGCCATGCCGATCCGACTGGTCGGTGTGCGTGTCGAAGGGCTCGGTGCGTCGTCGTCCGTCGCTCGGCAGCCGACCCTCGGCGAGCCGGACCGCGGCTGGACCGAGGCGGATCGGGCGGTGGACGCCGCGATCCGCCGGTTCGGAAGCGGAGCGGTTCGTCCGGCGGCGCTGGTGCGTCCGACGGATCGCGGGGAAAGAACTGGTCAGAAGGGCCCTAACCGGGTCCAAAAGGAGGAAAACGGGAGCCGTGATCGGGTATCGGAGCAGTGA